A genomic stretch from Thermomonospora umbrina includes:
- a CDS encoding NB-ARC domain-containing protein produces the protein MSSQPKPGSKPYRNALRSTLRGLGFGERQIVERVALDLIQACGCRPRQAWRLACELALSEVAARYNVITGDPNAPMRQGRIWEFEQWPAKGTRPTVDTLKILAQIFGTTWDHLVDLADLERMPSKDRNAYHDVSSDRLALPRDVAPRNRPRTDEGSLASWTVFAPSLEPGMVDRAEDLETLIALVTDAADPNADSKAVAVSGPGGFGKTTLATQACHDPRVARLFTEVLWVETGEQCTPGRVVQLVSDLCVRLDGNRPTLTDADQAGFHFAQVLADRRVLLVIDNVWSAADLAPFLLGGPNTVRLVTTRNARTCPSSSIQFRVGPMSESEVRDLLGKSMPGLHSQEAERLAQLCRGWPLLASVVGSAIGQDVAAGASPERAVDEAGTTLDSIGPQAFDVWDSDQRRNAIGHAITASLSSLEEHVRITGGPGLRERYLSLAIFPAATPIPLEVLSTWWGGAHGWTPSAVRQFCRVLADRSLIDAYLADRDAILLHDVFRAYLRHLIGGDWAGLHRSLVDSFRAGEDGDSAEAGSRHGYMRRHLTHHLHEAELTDELADLLSSPAYIIAKTTELGHESLLADLAVMERVRRPQTPPWRAAAALIGNAFLLHGLTTEPDIAATLLAAAVRTDAPPTVIEELRALTGRHGIDVRWTLNDQIEAAGHIGAVTSLDTTDDLLVSGGEDGTVRLWRLSDHALERVMRGHTGWVYAVAISPDKRVIASAGDDRTIRLWNLSTGEPEGVLLGHTRRVRALAFTSDGRLVSGAEDGLVLLWSMETASLLRAMRTPGCPIWSVAVASDDALIAATGEDEFVRLYDPATGELVREEPGHRDWIRTVDFHGQALVTGAGDHTVRVWTISDRSLSLSHTIDVPSRVRAVAAAGPDVVIAAGEDATVRAYNPPTLISEQAAPRSVDWIRSIALGTEGAVIAGCEDGSIRIFDGRRLTLLCHGSNTTWSTGFSGPLALMGRADGAIAFRSLETGRPTSDLHIGSGRVWSMAATSAVAVAACGDGAVRLWSTHDDWTLLLNEEEKRTWSVAINQAGTHVAASSSGGIVRVWDLPSGRLIWEQQAHRGRIRSMAFDHSGRLLLTGGGEGTARLWRLPAGELVTELAHPGNWVRTVSLDPQGTHAALGCGPGDIYVHDLATGHVTASLHGHTGRVLMIDFTSTPDMLVSAAADGTIRTWSLTGHKQLAEMRVDASLQCAAFGRDTGTALVASATGTVALKIPATTHEE, from the coding sequence GTGAGCTCGCAGCCGAAACCCGGGAGTAAGCCCTACCGAAATGCGTTGCGTTCCACGCTGCGGGGCCTCGGGTTCGGCGAACGCCAGATCGTTGAACGAGTCGCCCTCGACCTGATCCAGGCCTGCGGTTGCCGCCCGCGCCAAGCATGGCGTCTGGCCTGCGAGCTGGCCCTGAGTGAGGTGGCGGCTCGGTACAACGTGATCACCGGCGACCCGAACGCGCCGATGCGCCAGGGGCGGATCTGGGAGTTCGAGCAGTGGCCGGCCAAGGGAACCCGTCCCACTGTCGACACCCTGAAGATCCTGGCGCAGATCTTCGGCACGACCTGGGATCATCTCGTCGATCTTGCCGATCTTGAACGGATGCCTTCAAAGGACCGGAACGCCTACCATGACGTTTCGTCCGATCGGCTGGCCCTGCCTCGTGACGTTGCCCCGCGGAACCGCCCTCGAACGGACGAAGGAAGCCTGGCATCCTGGACGGTGTTCGCACCCTCCTTGGAGCCAGGCATGGTCGATCGCGCTGAAGACCTCGAGACACTGATCGCGCTGGTGACCGACGCAGCCGATCCGAATGCCGACAGCAAAGCCGTGGCCGTCTCCGGTCCGGGTGGATTCGGAAAGACGACGCTGGCCACCCAGGCATGCCACGACCCGAGGGTCGCCAGGCTGTTCACCGAGGTGCTGTGGGTCGAGACGGGCGAGCAGTGCACCCCGGGCCGAGTCGTTCAACTTGTGTCCGACCTGTGCGTCCGTCTGGATGGGAACCGTCCCACCCTCACCGACGCAGACCAGGCCGGCTTCCACTTCGCGCAAGTACTGGCCGACCGGCGCGTACTGCTCGTCATCGACAACGTGTGGTCCGCGGCCGACCTTGCCCCGTTCCTACTCGGCGGGCCGAACACGGTGCGGCTGGTCACCACACGCAACGCACGCACCTGCCCGTCGTCGTCCATCCAATTTCGGGTCGGCCCGATGTCGGAGTCCGAGGTCAGGGACCTGCTGGGTAAGAGCATGCCCGGTCTGCACTCTCAGGAGGCCGAGCGGCTCGCGCAGCTGTGCCGCGGCTGGCCCCTGCTGGCATCCGTCGTCGGGTCCGCCATCGGACAGGATGTCGCCGCCGGAGCATCGCCTGAGCGCGCTGTCGATGAAGCGGGCACCACGCTGGACTCCATCGGTCCTCAAGCCTTCGACGTCTGGGACTCCGACCAGCGCAGGAACGCCATCGGGCACGCGATCACCGCGAGCCTGAGCAGCCTGGAGGAGCACGTCCGGATCACAGGCGGACCGGGCCTGCGGGAGCGCTACCTGTCCCTCGCGATCTTTCCAGCGGCCACTCCCATCCCGCTGGAGGTCCTCTCCACGTGGTGGGGAGGCGCACACGGGTGGACGCCGAGCGCCGTCCGCCAGTTCTGCAGGGTCCTCGCCGACCGCTCACTGATCGATGCCTACCTCGCAGACAGAGACGCGATCCTTCTGCATGACGTCTTCCGCGCCTACCTACGACATCTCATCGGAGGCGACTGGGCCGGCCTGCATCGCTCGCTCGTGGACTCCTTCCGCGCCGGCGAAGACGGCGATTCGGCCGAAGCCGGCTCCAGACACGGCTACATGCGCCGCCACCTCACTCACCACCTGCACGAGGCCGAACTCACCGATGAACTGGCCGACCTGCTGTCCTCACCCGCCTACATCATCGCGAAGACGACCGAACTCGGCCACGAATCCCTCCTCGCCGATCTCGCGGTGATGGAGCGCGTGCGCAGGCCCCAGACACCGCCGTGGCGCGCAGCTGCCGCGTTGATCGGCAACGCATTCCTGCTACACGGTCTGACCACGGAGCCAGACATCGCCGCGACGCTCCTGGCCGCGGCAGTCCGAACGGACGCCCCGCCGACGGTGATCGAAGAACTCCGGGCCCTGACGGGCAGGCACGGAATCGACGTCCGCTGGACCCTCAATGACCAGATCGAGGCTGCCGGACACATCGGAGCGGTCACCTCGCTGGACACCACCGATGACCTGCTCGTCTCCGGCGGTGAAGACGGGACGGTGCGTCTGTGGCGTCTGTCCGACCACGCACTCGAACGCGTCATGCGAGGCCATACCGGATGGGTCTACGCGGTCGCGATCTCACCGGACAAGCGGGTGATCGCATCGGCAGGCGATGACCGGACGATCCGGCTTTGGAACCTGTCCACCGGCGAACCCGAAGGCGTCCTCCTCGGGCACACCCGCCGCGTCCGCGCACTCGCCTTCACCTCCGACGGACGACTCGTCTCCGGTGCCGAAGACGGACTCGTGCTCTTGTGGAGCATGGAGACGGCGAGTCTTCTTCGTGCGATGAGAACCCCCGGCTGCCCCATCTGGTCGGTCGCCGTCGCCTCCGATGACGCGCTCATCGCTGCAACCGGCGAAGACGAGTTCGTCCGCCTGTACGACCCTGCGACGGGAGAGCTGGTCCGCGAAGAACCCGGACACCGAGACTGGATCCGAACAGTCGACTTTCACGGCCAGGCCCTCGTCACCGGTGCCGGCGACCACACCGTACGTGTCTGGACGATCTCGGATCGGAGCCTGAGCCTCTCGCACACGATCGACGTCCCTTCCCGCGTCCGCGCAGTAGCCGCCGCCGGACCCGATGTCGTGATCGCAGCCGGTGAGGACGCGACCGTGCGTGCCTACAACCCACCGACGCTCATCAGCGAACAGGCGGCCCCCCGCTCAGTCGACTGGATCCGTTCCATCGCCCTCGGGACTGAAGGCGCGGTCATCGCCGGATGCGAGGACGGCAGCATCCGAATCTTCGACGGACGACGCCTCACTCTCCTGTGCCACGGCTCGAACACCACCTGGTCCACGGGCTTCTCCGGCCCCCTGGCACTCATGGGCCGCGCCGACGGAGCCATCGCGTTCCGCAGCCTCGAGACAGGGCGGCCCACGAGCGACCTACACATCGGCTCGGGTCGTGTCTGGTCAATGGCCGCCACCAGCGCCGTCGCTGTGGCCGCCTGCGGCGACGGCGCCGTCCGCCTCTGGTCCACTCACGACGACTGGACCCTGCTCCTGAACGAAGAAGAGAAACGCACCTGGTCAGTTGCCATCAACCAGGCCGGAACCCACGTCGCAGCCTCCAGCAGCGGCGGGATCGTCCGGGTCTGGGATCTTCCCTCCGGCCGACTCATCTGGGAGCAACAGGCGCACCGCGGACGCATCCGCTCAATGGCCTTCGACCACTCCGGCCGGCTACTTCTCACGGGGGGCGGAGAGGGAACAGCCCGGCTCTGGCGGCTGCCGGCAGGCGAACTCGTGACCGAACTCGCACACCCCGGCAACTGGGTCCGCACAGTCTCACTCGACCCACAAGGAACCCACGCAGCCCTCGGCTGCGGACCTGGAGACATCTACGTCCACGACCTGGCCACCGGCCATGTCACCGCGAGCCTCCACGGCCACACCGGACGCGTACTCATGATCGACTTCACGTCCACCCCTGACATGCTCGTCTCCGCCGCAGCCGACGGGACCATCCGCACCTGGTCACTGACCGGGCACAAACAACTCGCCGAGATGCGCGTCGATGCCTCCCTGCAATGCGCGGCGTTCGGCCGGGACACCGGCACCGCTCTGGTGGCAAGCGCGACGGGTACCGTGGCGCTCAAGATTCCGGCAACGACCCACGAGGAGTGA
- a CDS encoding NAD-dependent epimerase/dehydratase family protein → MTIYRIPQAPSDRRPATGLVVVTGVCGFVGSHLAEHLLAREGTKVLGVDLRKPDEDPRTSAIMAELQARPGFELVSADVGDAAVAARLKEAAAVVHLAAPTDVAASWGSGFADQTASLLSSHRLLEGCANARVPRVVVASSAHVYGHVVGPAREDTPVAPNSPYGVVKLATERLAMAFARRPGSTMSAVAVRLFTGFGTRVNPAMVVPRMFRSALTKQPMPLYGDGRVTHTWTHVDDLVDALTRAIGIPLEAGQAEVVNAAGADQASLRQVGDLIGQIVGSPVLWEPAGERPGDTAGLHADLTHAHRILGFAPRVGLREGLESLWQTYAVGPATAAVPAERQTR, encoded by the coding sequence ATGACCATCTATCGCATCCCACAAGCACCCTCCGACCGGCGACCCGCGACCGGATTGGTCGTGGTCACCGGAGTGTGCGGCTTCGTCGGCTCGCACTTGGCGGAACATCTGCTTGCCCGGGAGGGCACCAAGGTGCTCGGCGTTGACCTACGCAAACCCGATGAGGATCCCCGAACATCCGCGATCATGGCGGAACTGCAGGCACGCCCGGGTTTCGAGCTGGTGTCGGCTGACGTCGGAGACGCCGCGGTGGCGGCCCGCCTGAAGGAGGCCGCGGCGGTCGTGCATCTGGCCGCCCCGACCGATGTGGCCGCCTCCTGGGGATCGGGCTTCGCCGACCAGACGGCATCGCTGCTGAGCTCCCATCGCCTTCTGGAGGGCTGCGCGAACGCGAGGGTGCCGCGTGTGGTGGTGGCGTCCTCGGCTCACGTCTACGGTCATGTGGTCGGGCCAGCCCGCGAGGACACACCGGTCGCGCCGAACTCTCCCTACGGAGTGGTCAAGCTGGCGACCGAACGGCTGGCGATGGCCTTTGCCCGCCGTCCCGGCTCAACCATGAGCGCCGTAGCGGTGCGGTTGTTCACCGGCTTCGGCACGCGCGTCAACCCCGCCATGGTCGTGCCGCGCATGTTCCGCTCGGCGTTGACGAAGCAGCCGATGCCCCTCTACGGCGACGGGCGCGTCACCCACACCTGGACCCACGTCGATGACCTGGTCGACGCCTTGACGCGCGCCATCGGCATACCACTGGAGGCCGGCCAGGCCGAGGTGGTGAACGCCGCAGGCGCCGATCAGGCGTCGCTACGACAGGTCGGTGATCTCATCGGGCAGATCGTCGGGAGCCCCGTGCTGTGGGAACCCGCCGGGGAACGGCCAGGGGACACCGCCGGTCTCCACGCGGACCTCACACACGCTCACCGAATCCTGGGCTTCGCCCCGAGAGTCGGCCTCCGCGAAGGACTCGAGTCCCTCTGGCAGACCTATGCGGTCGGACCGGCCACGGCCGCAGTTCCTGCGGAGAGGCAAACCCGTTGA
- a CDS encoding DUF6879 family protein, with protein MLKSLKPAILQSVLLGALPGEFEPGRQGPGEPSFEELLAATARSVVHLEARDTYDPTDPAYLKWLKDGEATYDWITLIGSAVERGVRFRRLRIVSEPLSDYIRWEHAISHGNVKAGDELRWLPRHLAFDLPHPVADFFMWDQRLVAYNFTAGNGVDTGRMEYVADPRKIVPVGGMFEMLWERGIPHADYEPA; from the coding sequence ATGCTGAAATCATTGAAACCCGCCATCCTTCAATCCGTCCTGCTGGGGGCTCTCCCCGGCGAGTTCGAGCCCGGCCGCCAAGGCCCCGGCGAGCCGTCCTTCGAGGAGCTCCTGGCCGCCACCGCCCGGTCCGTCGTCCACCTGGAGGCCCGCGACACCTACGACCCCACCGACCCCGCCTACCTCAAGTGGCTCAAGGACGGCGAGGCCACCTACGACTGGATCACCCTGATCGGCTCCGCCGTCGAACGAGGCGTGCGGTTTCGGCGGCTGCGGATCGTGTCCGAGCCGCTCAGCGACTACATCCGCTGGGAACACGCCATCAGCCACGGCAACGTCAAGGCCGGTGACGAGCTGCGGTGGCTGCCTCGTCATCTGGCGTTCGACCTGCCGCACCCGGTCGCCGACTTCTTCATGTGGGACCAGCGCCTGGTCGCCTACAACTTCACCGCAGGAAACGGTGTCGACACCGGCCGGATGGAGTACGTCGCCGACCCCCGCAAGATCGTCCCGGTCGGCGGCATGTTCGAGATGCTGTGGGAACGCGGCATCCCGCACGCCGACTACGAACCCGCCTGA
- a CDS encoding damage-control phosphatase ARMT1 family protein — MPAHEQPDGLPPELLNNDPDGFAWGVWHDRTPKLIAQIKDAHPYGPAQRETMDALWDEISTGRMQPLKSGAHDHDLWAAWGVEFFGKPWLDTPFLWSESYFYRRVLDAVDYFTPGPWRGLDPFEPMKAAELSDPTLETDLQALNELDLLPPAGQGQAKLLASLWGNRADLGFRIGKQSGSLHPETEGLISDHSAQLWRHLGPNAHVAIVADNAGRELLADLVLIDHLLEHHLAASVSLHLKPHPYYVSDATTADYATCLRRLSQTSGAATTIASRLKNAAAKGRLTIDTHDFYCAPWSFHQMPNDLAARIKTASLALLKGDLNYRRLVGDRTWPATTRFADVTDYFPSQVAALRTLKSDVVVGIDKETETKLDASSQEWRTDGIHGLIQQAAGSQYPKVHQPKDSCSLGSGVE; from the coding sequence GTGCCCGCACACGAGCAACCGGACGGCCTTCCGCCAGAACTACTGAACAACGATCCCGACGGCTTCGCATGGGGCGTATGGCACGACCGAACCCCCAAACTCATCGCCCAGATCAAGGACGCGCACCCTTACGGTCCCGCACAGCGAGAAACCATGGACGCGTTGTGGGACGAGATCTCCACCGGGCGGATGCAGCCCTTGAAATCAGGCGCCCACGACCACGACCTTTGGGCGGCCTGGGGCGTGGAATTTTTCGGTAAGCCCTGGCTCGACACCCCATTCCTGTGGTCGGAGTCGTACTTCTACCGCCGTGTTCTCGATGCCGTCGACTACTTCACGCCAGGCCCTTGGCGTGGACTCGACCCCTTCGAGCCCATGAAAGCCGCCGAGCTGTCCGACCCGACCCTCGAAACCGACCTCCAAGCACTCAACGAACTGGACCTCCTCCCGCCGGCCGGGCAAGGTCAGGCCAAACTCCTGGCGTCCCTCTGGGGTAATCGCGCCGACCTCGGCTTCCGGATCGGCAAACAATCAGGATCCTTGCACCCGGAAACCGAAGGACTCATCAGCGACCACAGCGCACAATTGTGGCGTCATCTCGGCCCGAACGCCCACGTGGCCATCGTCGCAGACAACGCGGGTAGAGAACTACTCGCTGATCTGGTCCTCATCGATCACCTCCTCGAACACCACCTGGCCGCATCCGTGAGCCTCCACCTCAAGCCACACCCCTACTACGTATCCGACGCGACCACCGCCGACTACGCCACCTGCCTGCGCCGCCTCAGCCAAACCTCCGGTGCCGCTACCACGATCGCTTCACGCCTCAAGAACGCAGCCGCAAAAGGCCGACTCACGATCGACACACATGACTTCTACTGCGCTCCCTGGTCCTTCCACCAGATGCCCAACGATCTCGCGGCACGAATCAAGACCGCCTCGCTCGCCCTCCTCAAGGGCGATCTGAACTACCGCCGCCTCGTTGGAGACCGCACATGGCCCGCAACCACCCGCTTCGCGGACGTGACCGATTATTTCCCTTCCCAGGTGGCAGCCCTACGCACTCTCAAATCCGACGTCGTTGTAGGCATCGACAAGGAGACGGAAACCAAGCTCGATGCGTCCAGTCAGGAATGGCGGACTGATGGCATACACGGACTCATCCAGCAGGCTGCGGGAAGCCAATATCCTAAGGTCCATCAACCGAAGGATTCATGTTCGCTCGGTTCTGGCGTCGAGTGA